From the genome of Sus scrofa isolate TJ Tabasco breed Duroc unplaced genomic scaffold, Sscrofa11.1 Contig59, whole genome shotgun sequence, one region includes:
- the LOC100739205 gene encoding olfactory receptor 1J4-like, with protein sequence MAYDKYMAICQPLYYSSYYMKQELCVSFAGSWFLCCIHTLLLTLLLVQLSFCMDNTIPHFFCNLSTLLRLSCSDPSLNELVIFPVGGSLFILPLSTILGSFIHIGIAFLRVSSTRRTFKVCSTCGSHLFVVSLSYGTLAGVSFLSSSLDSNDKVIIRSVVYAVVTPLLNTFMSSLRNRDIKQALEIFVNRANFLKL encoded by the coding sequence ATGGCTTATGACAAGTACATGGCCATTTGCCAGCCTCTCTACTACAGCTCTTACTACATGAAGCAGGAACTGTGTGTCTCCTTCGCTGGATCCTGGTTCCTCTGTTGTATCCACACCCTGTTGCTCACCCTCCTCTTGGTCCAATTGTCTTTCTGTATGGACAACACcatcccccacttcttctgtAACCTCAGTACACTCCTGAGGTTGAGCTGTTCAGACCCCTCCCTCAATGAGCTGGTCATCTTTCCTGTGGGAGGAAGCCTTTTTATCCTGCCTTTGAGTACTATCTTgggttcatttattcatatagGGATTGCATTTCTGAGGGTCTCTTCCACCAGGAGAACCTTTAAAGTTTGTTCCACCTGTGGTTCCCACCTCTTTGTGGTGTCTTTATCCTATGGGACCCTTGCTGGTGTTTCCTTTTTATCCTCATCATTGGACTCCAATGACAAAGTCATAATCAGATCCGTCGTGTATGCAGTAGTTACTCCCTTGCTGAACACCTTCATGTCCAGCCTCCGGAATAGAGACATAAAACAGGCCCTAGAGATATTTGTAAATAGGGCTAACTTCTTGAAGTTATAA